A genomic window from Flavobacterium phycosphaerae includes:
- a CDS encoding SprT-like domain-containing protein, translating into MSEVLSKYLPEHAVHSCFELIKSNNVHLKIVNERQTRHGDYRRASGGKHEITVNANLNKYRFLITLVHEIAHLVAYEKYGRLIKPHGNEWKHTFQRLMVPFIRPEIFPHSVLPLIANHFRNPTASSDTDARLAFALKQFDERKADIHFIHEVPSGSFFRIKNGRVFQKKGLRVKRYECLEVKTGKLYLFNANAEVEIIPG; encoded by the coding sequence TTGAGCGAAGTCCTTTCAAAATACCTCCCGGAACATGCGGTTCATTCTTGCTTTGAGTTAATCAAAAGCAACAATGTGCATTTGAAAATCGTTAACGAACGGCAAACCCGTCATGGGGATTACCGTCGGGCTAGTGGTGGTAAACATGAGATTACGGTGAATGCCAATTTGAATAAATACCGATTCCTTATTACGTTGGTTCACGAGATAGCCCATTTGGTGGCTTATGAAAAATACGGAAGACTGATTAAACCTCACGGGAACGAATGGAAGCACACGTTTCAGCGTTTGATGGTGCCGTTTATCCGACCGGAGATTTTCCCTCATTCGGTGTTGCCCTTGATTGCCAATCATTTTAGAAACCCTACAGCCAGTAGTGATACCGATGCCCGATTGGCGTTTGCTTTAAAACAATTTGATGAACGAAAAGCCGACATTCACTTTATCCATGAAGTGCCAAGCGGTAGTTTTTTCAGAATAAAAAACGGTAGGGTCTTTCAAAAAAAGGGATTGCGGGTCAAACGTTATGAATGTTTGGAAGTCAAAACCGGCAAACTCTATTTGTTCAATGCCAATGCCGAGGTGGAAATAATTCCAGGATAA
- a CDS encoding class I SAM-dependent methyltransferase, protein MYEKTYPSKRFNLTLAFLQKHIPTTETILDLGVPNPFSKIMEDNGYTVKNTKGEDLDNDQSNLQSESYTVVTAFEIFEHLLNPYTILENVKADKLFISIPLRLWFSPAYRSKTDMWDRHYHEFEDWQLDWLLEKTGWKIIAREKFTHPVKKLGFRPLLRYFTPRYYMVYAEKIK, encoded by the coding sequence ATGTACGAGAAGACATACCCAAGCAAACGCTTCAACCTTACGCTGGCCTTTCTGCAAAAGCACATTCCCACTACGGAAACCATATTAGACCTGGGTGTTCCCAATCCGTTTTCCAAAATCATGGAAGACAACGGCTATACTGTTAAGAACACCAAAGGCGAAGATTTAGACAATGACCAAAGCAACCTACAGTCCGAAAGTTATACGGTAGTGACTGCTTTTGAAATATTTGAGCACTTATTGAACCCTTATACTATATTAGAAAACGTAAAAGCCGATAAGCTATTCATCTCAATTCCGTTGCGCTTATGGTTCTCACCGGCTTACCGCAGCAAGACCGATATGTGGGACAGACACTACCATGAGTTTGAAGATTGGCAATTAGACTGGCTATTGGAAAAAACCGGTTGGAAAATCATAGCCCGCGAAAAGTTCACGCATCCGGTTAAGAAATTAGGGTTCCGTCCTTTGTTAAGGTATTTCACCCCAAGATATTATATGGTGTATGCCGAAAAGATAAAATAA
- a CDS encoding four helix bundle protein has translation MSDSIIMKKSFELAVTGIKFYKSLIADKKEFVMSKQFLRSVTSIGANVREAVNGQSKSDFIHKLSISQKECDETLYWLELLKETSYISDEEFNSIYPQCEEVLRIIRSIIITSKKNS, from the coding sequence ATGAGTGATAGTATTATTATGAAGAAGAGTTTTGAGTTGGCTGTTACCGGAATTAAATTTTATAAGAGTTTGATTGCAGACAAAAAAGAGTTTGTTATGAGTAAACAGTTTTTGCGATCTGTAACTTCTATAGGGGCTAATGTTAGAGAAGCTGTTAACGGTCAAAGCAAATCTGATTTCATTCATAAATTATCTATTTCTCAAAAAGAGTGTGATGAAACCTTGTATTGGTTAGAACTATTAAAAGAAACAAGTTATATTTCTGATGAAGAATTTAATAGCATTTACCCTCAATGCGAGGAAGTATTAAGGATTATAAGAAGTATAATTATAACCTCAAAAAAAAACTCATAA
- a CDS encoding MlaE family ABC transporter permease, translating into MMLVRYLSQIGKYFLMLKEVFNKPTKWSVMRQLILKEIDDLIIDSLGIVCFISFFVGGVVSIQTALNLTNPLIPKYLIGFATRQSVILEFAPTFISIIMAGKMGSFITSSIGTMRVTEQIDALEVMGVNSLNYLVFPKLIALLLYPFVIGISMFLGILGGWMAAVYGGFASSNDFITGIQQEFIPFHIAYAFIKTFVFALLLATIPSFHGYYMKGGALEVGKASTVSFVWTAVTIILSNYILTQLLLT; encoded by the coding sequence ATGATGCTAGTTCGCTATTTATCTCAAATAGGAAAATACTTTTTGATGCTGAAAGAAGTCTTTAACAAACCCACCAAATGGTCGGTTATGAGACAACTAATCTTAAAAGAAATTGACGATTTAATTATAGATTCCCTAGGAATTGTTTGCTTCATCTCCTTCTTTGTGGGAGGGGTGGTTTCTATTCAAACCGCTTTAAATCTTACCAATCCATTAATCCCGAAATACCTCATCGGTTTTGCCACAAGACAATCCGTAATCTTGGAATTTGCCCCTACGTTTATTTCAATCATCATGGCGGGTAAGATGGGTTCGTTCATCACCTCCAGCATAGGAACCATGCGTGTTACCGAGCAAATTGATGCGTTGGAAGTAATGGGAGTTAACTCCTTAAACTATTTGGTTTTCCCAAAACTAATTGCCTTACTACTCTACCCTTTCGTTATTGGCATCAGTATGTTTTTGGGTATTCTTGGCGGATGGATGGCAGCCGTGTATGGCGGATTCGCTTCGAGTAACGACTTTATCACCGGAATTCAGCAGGAATTTATTCCTTTCCATATTGCTTATGCCTTTATCAAAACCTTCGTGTTTGCTTTGCTGTTGGCTACCATTCCGTCTTTTCACGGCTATTATATGAAAGGTGGAGCGTTAGAAGTGGGGAAAGCCAGTACGGTTTCCTTCGTTTGGACGGCTGTGACCATCATCTTGAGCAATTATATATTAACCCAATTACTCCTTACCTAA
- a CDS encoding SRPBCC family protein has product MINQNFQFSITTSKTTNEVFAHVINPKNWWAGIFGETIEGESKKTNDEFSFRAGDGMHYSHQKLIELVPDKKIVWLVTESNLSYLKNTNEWAQTKICFDIEKIDYKTKITFTHLGLLPQIECYGSCSSAWTQYMENLSEYLQ; this is encoded by the coding sequence ATGATAAATCAAAATTTCCAATTCAGCATTACCACTTCAAAAACCACCAACGAAGTATTTGCACATGTAATCAATCCGAAAAATTGGTGGGCAGGTATATTTGGCGAAACCATTGAGGGAGAAAGCAAAAAAACTAACGATGAGTTTTCCTTTAGAGCAGGCGATGGTATGCATTATTCTCATCAAAAATTAATAGAACTGGTTCCCGACAAAAAAATAGTTTGGTTGGTCACCGAAAGTAATCTTTCATACTTAAAAAACACTAATGAATGGGCTCAAACGAAAATTTGTTTCGACATTGAAAAAATTGACTATAAAACAAAAATAACATTCACACACCTCGGTTTACTGCCTCAAATAGAATGTTATGGTAGTTGCTCAAGCGCCTGGACACAATATATGGAAAATCTGAGTGAATATCTCCAATAA
- a CDS encoding DinB family protein, protein MGTTELLVKMVIDRWNGSIVNLNKQLNALTDEQLQKEIAPGKNRGTYLLGHLIAVHDDMLNLLDMGEKLFPELAEPFIKKADDSTTQTPTAADLRSMWEKQNSYLQEKFEEMKPEAWFEKHTAVSEEDFAKEPHRNKLNIIITRTSHLQYHSGQIVLLN, encoded by the coding sequence TATTAGTAAAAATGGTAATCGACAGATGGAATGGCTCTATCGTAAATTTAAACAAACAACTAAATGCACTAACCGATGAACAATTGCAAAAAGAAATTGCCCCGGGCAAAAACAGAGGAACTTATCTGTTAGGACATCTTATTGCAGTACACGATGATATGCTGAATCTGTTAGATATGGGCGAAAAATTATTTCCGGAACTAGCCGAACCTTTTATTAAAAAAGCAGATGACAGTACAACTCAAACGCCGACAGCTGCTGATTTGAGAAGTATGTGGGAAAAACAAAACAGCTACCTTCAAGAAAAATTTGAGGAAATGAAACCCGAAGCATGGTTTGAAAAACATACTGCTGTTTCTGAAGAAGATTTTGCAAAAGAACCGCATCGCAACAAACTTAACATCATCATTACAAGAACCTCTCATTTACAATACCACTCAGGACAAATTGTACTACTAAACTAA
- a CDS encoding SRPBCC family protein: MKNTSNKNYTTTIIVDKDISSAFNSVTNFRGWWSEEIEGNTDKPGETFFYHYKDVHLCKIKLMEMITDKKIIYQVIDNEFNFTKDKTEWVNTKLIFDLSTEANKTKIVFTHEGLVPEYECYNVCNDAWTSYIQGSLKDFIEKGIGKPNGKEGGLNAELVLKWGLPNK; encoded by the coding sequence ATGAAAAATACATCCAATAAAAATTATACTACTACCATTATAGTGGATAAAGACATTTCAAGTGCATTTAATTCTGTTACAAATTTCAGAGGTTGGTGGTCAGAAGAAATTGAAGGCAATACTGATAAGCCGGGAGAAACTTTTTTTTATCATTACAAAGACGTGCATTTATGCAAAATCAAACTCATGGAAATGATTACCGATAAAAAAATAATTTATCAAGTAATCGATAATGAATTTAACTTTACAAAAGACAAAACAGAATGGGTCAATACTAAACTGATTTTTGATCTGTCGACAGAAGCTAACAAAACCAAAATAGTATTTACTCACGAAGGGTTAGTCCCCGAATACGAATGTTACAATGTTTGTAACGATGCTTGGACCAGTTATATCCAAGGAAGTCTAAAAGATTTTATTGAAAAAGGCATAGGAAAACCTAACGGAAAAGAAGGTGGATTGAATGCTGAATTAGTTTTAAAATGGGGATTGCCGAATAAATAA
- a CDS encoding WG repeat-containing protein — MKKLFTFSLLTVATFSFGQKMFIVKSDEKFGIINESGIEIVPPKYTSIDEFDKMHPNWAKVELNNLFGFVDKSGKIVVEPKYQTVENYDNYNAGWALIVKDGKYGFMNEAGKEIVPPVYDKIGSFGEYSKEWALVESQGLKGFIDKEGNIVVPVKYVEVSKFDDVRKNWALVKDRKEKLGFIDKTGKEVIPVVYDNIEAFTKKKTTSLASAE, encoded by the coding sequence ATGAAGAAATTATTTACCTTTTCGTTGTTGACTGTCGCAACTTTTTCGTTTGGTCAAAAAATGTTTATTGTTAAATCTGATGAGAAATTCGGAATTATTAATGAGTCGGGAATTGAAATTGTTCCGCCAAAATATACTTCGATTGATGAGTTTGACAAGATGCATCCAAACTGGGCTAAAGTTGAATTGAACAATTTGTTCGGATTTGTTGATAAAAGCGGTAAAATCGTTGTAGAACCTAAGTACCAAACTGTTGAAAATTACGATAATTACAATGCCGGATGGGCCTTGATTGTAAAAGACGGCAAATACGGTTTTATGAACGAAGCCGGTAAAGAAATTGTACCACCGGTATATGACAAAATTGGTTCATTCGGAGAATATTCTAAAGAATGGGCTCTTGTTGAAAGTCAAGGTCTGAAAGGATTCATCGACAAAGAAGGAAACATTGTAGTTCCGGTAAAATATGTTGAAGTCTCTAAATTTGATGACGTTAGAAAAAACTGGGCTTTAGTAAAAGACAGAAAAGAGAAACTGGGCTTTATCGATAAAACAGGTAAAGAAGTTATTCCGGTAGTGTATGATAACATTGAAGCGTTCACTAAAAAGAAAACGACTTCTTTGGCCAGCGCAGAATAA
- a CDS encoding group III truncated hemoglobin produces the protein MNDIQTPQDLYRIVDEFYKKLFADERISYIFTEVIPIHTKLEEHLQILVSFWSQSLLGTGGYFNNLSQIHLDVNKLSPLTKEHFDIWLHHFEAAINENFEGMTCERMKNMAHNLSTIMQIKIAQQKEV, from the coding sequence ATGAACGATATACAAACCCCGCAAGACCTCTACAGAATAGTAGACGAATTCTATAAAAAACTATTTGCCGACGAACGCATCAGTTATATTTTTACCGAGGTAATTCCGATACACACCAAGCTCGAAGAACACCTGCAAATACTGGTTAGCTTTTGGTCGCAATCCCTGTTGGGCACCGGTGGGTATTTCAACAACCTTAGCCAAATTCATTTAGATGTAAATAAACTGTCGCCGTTAACCAAAGAACATTTTGACATTTGGCTCCACCACTTTGAAGCGGCCATCAACGAAAACTTTGAAGGAATGACCTGTGAACGCATGAAAAATATGGCCCACAACTTATCTACCATCATGCAGATTAAAATAGCACAGCAAAAAGAAGTTTAA
- a CDS encoding 3-oxoacyl-ACP synthase III family protein — protein sequence MNIKITGSGSYIPTEIVSNKDFAQHVFLNDDGTPFPHPNDVVAEKFLEITGIQERRYVTDDLLTSDIATLAAQRAIEDANVDPETIDYIIFAHNFGNVRKGAIQTDLVPSLATRVKYNLRIKNPKCVAYDMLFGCPGWVEGVIQAQAYIKAGMAKKCLIIGAETLSRVVDLHDRDSMIYSDGAGATILEATEEEGGILAHETATFTYDEAYYLFFGNSFNKTHDPDVRYIKMHGRKIYEFALNQVPKAMKECLDQSGIDIKEVKKILIHQANEKMDEAIIQRFYKLYKETPPEGIMPMSIHKLGNSSVATVPTLYDSLIKGQIENQSLTKGDVIMFASVGAGMNVNAIVYRM from the coding sequence ATGAATATCAAAATAACCGGTTCCGGAAGCTACATTCCCACCGAAATAGTTTCCAATAAAGATTTTGCACAGCACGTTTTCTTAAATGATGACGGCACCCCGTTTCCGCATCCTAATGATGTAGTAGCCGAAAAATTTTTGGAAATAACCGGTATACAGGAACGCCGCTATGTGACGGATGATTTGCTGACTTCGGACATTGCTACCCTAGCTGCCCAAAGAGCCATAGAAGACGCTAACGTAGACCCGGAAACCATAGACTATATCATCTTTGCCCATAACTTCGGCAACGTTCGTAAAGGCGCTATTCAAACCGATTTGGTGCCCAGTTTAGCCACCAGAGTCAAATACAACTTAAGAATCAAAAACCCTAAGTGTGTGGCCTACGACATGTTGTTCGGTTGCCCGGGCTGGGTAGAAGGCGTAATTCAAGCACAAGCCTATATCAAAGCCGGTATGGCCAAGAAATGCTTAATCATTGGCGCCGAGACCCTTTCACGAGTAGTTGACTTGCACGATCGCGACAGTATGATCTATTCTGATGGTGCGGGAGCCACCATACTGGAAGCTACCGAAGAGGAAGGCGGTATCTTAGCACATGAAACCGCTACGTTTACTTATGACGAGGCATACTATTTGTTCTTTGGCAATTCCTTCAATAAAACCCACGACCCCGATGTGCGCTATATTAAAATGCATGGACGAAAAATATATGAGTTCGCCTTGAACCAAGTGCCCAAAGCCATGAAAGAGTGCTTAGACCAAAGCGGGATTGACATTAAGGAAGTTAAAAAAATCCTCATTCACCAGGCCAATGAAAAAATGGATGAAGCCATTATACAGCGCTTCTACAAACTCTATAAAGAAACACCTCCCGAAGGCATTATGCCGATGAGCATCCACAAACTGGGCAACTCCAGCGTAGCTACTGTGCCTACCTTATACGATTCACTCATCAAAGGACAAATAGAAAACCAAAGCTTAACCAAAGGCGATGTCATTATGTTTGCCTCAGTAGGAGCCGGTATGAACGTAAATGCTATTGTATACAGAATGTAA
- a CDS encoding glycosyltransferase — translation MNYYIVIPSHNEEKHIGVTLQSLVEQTVLPKKLVVVNDNSTDATAEIVLSFTEKYPFISLVNKTSDAIHLPGSKVIQAFQKGLETLDDQYDFIVKADADLIFPPNYFETIAHHFQSDQRIGMAGGFAYIEKNGAWLLENLTDKDHIRGAFKAYRKETFQQIGGLKPAMGWDTVDELLCKFYNWKVVTDLSLQVKHLKPTGANYNKASRYKQGEAFYRLGYGFFITAIASLKLAMRKGKPLLFLDYIQGFRKAQAAKEPLLVTTEQAQFIRNYRWKKMKEKVF, via the coding sequence ATGAACTATTATATTGTCATCCCTTCACACAATGAAGAAAAACATATTGGAGTAACACTTCAATCCCTTGTAGAGCAAACGGTTTTACCCAAAAAGCTGGTAGTCGTCAATGACAACTCTACGGATGCCACCGCCGAAATCGTTTTGAGCTTTACTGAAAAATACCCCTTCATTAGTTTGGTCAATAAAACCTCTGACGCCATACACCTGCCCGGAAGTAAAGTCATTCAGGCCTTTCAAAAGGGTTTGGAAACCTTAGACGACCAGTATGATTTCATCGTAAAAGCAGATGCCGATTTGATTTTCCCTCCCAATTATTTTGAAACCATTGCCCATCATTTTCAATCCGACCAACGCATCGGAATGGCAGGTGGGTTTGCCTACATCGAAAAAAACGGAGCTTGGCTACTGGAAAACCTAACGGATAAAGACCACATCAGAGGCGCTTTCAAGGCTTATCGAAAAGAAACGTTCCAACAAATCGGAGGGTTAAAACCCGCTATGGGCTGGGACACGGTAGACGAACTGCTTTGCAAATTCTATAACTGGAAAGTAGTGACCGATTTAAGTTTACAGGTAAAACACTTAAAACCCACCGGAGCCAACTACAACAAAGCCAGTCGTTACAAACAGGGAGAAGCTTTTTACCGCTTGGGGTACGGTTTTTTTATTACGGCTATTGCTTCTTTAAAATTGGCCATGCGCAAAGGCAAACCGTTACTTTTCCTTGATTACATCCAAGGATTCCGGAAAGCCCAGGCCGCTAAAGAACCCCTATTAGTCACCACAGAACAAGCTCAATTCATCCGCAACTATCGTTGGAAAAAGATGAAAGAAAAGGTATTTTAA
- a CDS encoding mannose-1-phosphate guanylyltransferase: MNKNYYAILMAGGVGSRFWPVSTTDFPKQFHDMLGSGETLIQKTFSRLSQLIPTEHILILTNERYNDLVLEQLPMVKPEQVLLEPAMRNTAPCILYASLKIQKENPDAVMVVAPSDHWIEDEAAFSENLQQCFDFCQKENALMTLGIQPTFPNTGFGYIEFDKSDLNPIKKVNQFREKPNYETAKSFLEAGNFLWNGGIFIWSVQSITEAFAKFQPQMDALFQQGMESYNTPNEKSFIEAHYAKAENISIDYAVMEKAQNVYVLPATFDWNDLGTWGQLHEKLEKDEHNNGVINAKVVMENASNNIIRSDANKLIVVDGLHDYIIVDKEGVLLIYPKSKEQDIKRITAMANDL; this comes from the coding sequence ATGAATAAAAACTATTACGCTATATTAATGGCCGGTGGGGTAGGCTCACGCTTTTGGCCGGTAAGTACCACCGATTTCCCGAAACAGTTTCACGACATGTTGGGTTCGGGAGAAACATTAATCCAAAAAACATTTAGCCGCTTGTCGCAATTGATTCCGACTGAGCATATATTGATTCTGACTAACGAACGCTACAACGATTTGGTCTTAGAGCAATTGCCTATGGTGAAACCGGAGCAAGTGTTGTTGGAGCCTGCGATGCGTAATACCGCTCCGTGTATTTTATATGCTTCGTTGAAAATACAAAAGGAAAATCCGGATGCCGTTATGGTAGTGGCACCGAGTGATCATTGGATAGAAGATGAAGCGGCCTTTTCAGAGAACCTGCAACAGTGTTTTGACTTTTGCCAAAAAGAAAATGCCTTGATGACTTTGGGTATTCAACCAACGTTTCCTAATACCGGTTTTGGGTATATTGAGTTTGATAAAAGCGATTTGAATCCGATTAAGAAAGTAAATCAGTTTAGAGAGAAGCCTAATTATGAGACTGCCAAGTCGTTTTTAGAAGCGGGGAATTTCCTTTGGAATGGTGGTATTTTTATTTGGAGTGTCCAATCGATTACCGAAGCTTTTGCTAAGTTCCAACCTCAAATGGACGCTTTGTTTCAACAAGGAATGGAGAGCTATAATACCCCAAATGAAAAGTCATTTATTGAAGCCCATTATGCCAAAGCCGAAAACATATCTATTGATTATGCGGTAATGGAAAAGGCGCAGAATGTTTACGTACTGCCGGCTACTTTTGATTGGAATGATTTAGGGACCTGGGGGCAACTGCATGAAAAACTTGAGAAAGATGAGCACAACAACGGCGTTATCAATGCCAAAGTAGTTATGGAGAATGCTTCTAATAATATCATCCGTTCGGATGCCAATAAGCTAATTGTTGTTGACGGTTTACACGATTATATCATTGTAGATAAAGAAGGCGTTTTATTGATTTACCCTAAAAGTAAAGAGCAAGACATCAAGCGAATAACGGCTATGGCCAACGATTTATAA
- a CDS encoding SDR family NAD(P)-dependent oxidoreductase has product MKNIIVTGTSRGIGHALALQFANAGHQVLAISRQIPQTLLGNSNITCLSVDLSKEDDLVEVEKFLSSTWKKVDIIIHNAGSLIHKPFAQTTQQDFEKVYQVNVFGVANLTRLCLPYLQKGSHVVSISSMGGIQGSMKFAGLAAYSSSKGAVITLSELLAEEYKEQGIAFNVLALGAVNTEMLQEAFPGYEAPTSPAAMADYIFNFALTGNQYYNGKVLQVSSSTP; this is encoded by the coding sequence GTTACAGGAACTTCGCGAGGCATTGGTCATGCTTTAGCCTTGCAATTTGCTAACGCCGGGCATCAGGTTTTAGCCATTTCCCGCCAAATACCACAAACACTGTTAGGGAACTCCAATATTACTTGTCTTTCCGTTGATTTGTCTAAAGAAGACGATTTAGTTGAGGTAGAAAAGTTTCTTTCTTCAACTTGGAAAAAAGTGGATATCATCATTCACAATGCCGGAAGTTTGATACACAAACCTTTTGCCCAAACCACACAGCAAGATTTTGAAAAAGTATACCAAGTCAATGTTTTTGGAGTGGCTAATTTGACACGCCTTTGTTTGCCTTATCTGCAAAAAGGAAGTCATGTGGTTTCCATCAGCTCTATGGGAGGTATACAAGGCAGTATGAAATTTGCCGGATTGGCCGCTTACAGTTCCAGTAAAGGAGCGGTTATTACCCTTTCGGAGCTTTTGGCGGAAGAATATAAAGAACAGGGAATTGCTTTTAATGTTTTAGCCTTGGGAGCCGTTAACACCGAAATGTTGCAGGAAGCATTTCCTGGGTATGAAGCTCCAACATCGCCGGCTGCTATGGCTGATTATATTTTCAATTTTGCTTTGACCGGTAATCAATACTATAACGGCAAAGTGCTCCAGGTAAGTTCTTCTACGCCTTAG